GGCCGCTGGCGGCGCGTGGCTACGTGACGCGCGGGCAGCGGCGCACGCGCGGCGGGCTGCACCCCGGCATGGACATCGCGGTTGCCTCGGGGTCACACATCCTGGCGTCGGGTTCCGGCGTGGTGGCGGAGGTGGGCGAAGACAGCGTGTACGGCCGCTACGTGCGCATCGCGCATCCCGGCGGGTACGAGTCGCTGTATGCGCACGCCTCGGAGCTGCTGGTGAGG
This is a stretch of genomic DNA from Longimicrobium sp.. It encodes these proteins:
- a CDS encoding M23 family metallopeptidase, yielding PLAARGYVTRGQRRTRGGLHPGMDIAVASGSHILASGSGVVAEVGEDSVYGRYVRIAHPGGYESLYAHASELLVRARQRVPAGEVIALSGSTGVSSAPHLHFEIRRNGRPVDPVTMIHNPNTQ